The nucleotide sequence AGTGACTATGACTTCAATTTTCCTTGCAGCGTCTACCTCTATGACTGGGAACATATTTTCAGCCATGTCCAAATAGAACTTGGCCACTCGATCCAATGCTTTACCGGTGCCTTTAATCGCAGCACCTTGTAATGCTTCTTGGCTCATGACTTGCTGGTACAGCTGGGTATCACCTGCATTACCCGTCTGAATCGTCGGAACAGGATTTACATCAAATGCGCCAGCCAACCCCTGAAGGAACCCGGCCATCATTGATTTGGCCACCAGTTGGCCTTGTTTCGACACTAATCGGCCACGAATACCGGCTTTGCCGTCTTCACCCACAGCATAAGAATCCAGTCGTGTTTCAATGACGCCACCATCTTCTCTCACACATGAAATGGTCTCGCCTCGCAAATAAGCACGCTCAGAGCTTAAATCACCGTAACCTGCGGCGATCAAGAAACACTCTTTGATATCCGCTCTAAATCGGTTGGGTAAAATGGCTTCCTTTTGAATCCTCAGCAATGCAGGAAAAGGTTCGCGTCTTGCGGACTCGTGAGTAGGTGCATCCAAACCTGTGATCAAAGTACCTGAGATGATGCTGCCCGCCGGTAAATACAAAGGCGGCGCTTCTTGCACAACAACCTCTGGTTCAGCAACCACTTCAGGCTCAATCATACGAATCGTGATTGGCGGCAATGGAACATCCCGTGCTCGTGAACCTTGGCCACTGGCTGGCTGCTGATAGAGCGGATCTGGCAGCGGCGCATTGGCAAAATAGTCGTCTGGGTTAGACGGCAGTGGCTTTTCTTCTTTGGGCAATTCCATGGCAGATAAAGGCACTTCAAAACGACTATTTGTGCCTTCAACTGCTGCATCACCTCCAGCGCGAACATCATCAAGTTCCGCTCTAAGGCGGGCCAGCTCCGCATTGACCTCACTTGGTATAGAAGGCGAACCTGGGCTTAGCCGTCCTGAATCGACGTCACGACGCAAGCGCTCAACTTCACGGCGTAACTGTTCATTGCGCTCACTGAGTAGTTTTACGTTTGCAGCCAAACTATCGACCCCAACATCACGAGTATTGGTATCCGTAAGAATGTGCCGGATCGTTTCCTGTCGGTTCCGACTGTTCGCGCCATCATCAGGATTAGGTGAAAACACCATAACCATAAGAATGAGACCACCAGCAATACCAGCAACCGATAGACCCCGCTTCATGTTCGGGCTCATTTGTTCCCATTGTGCTTTCATCGTTATTCACCTCCCACAAGAAGCGAAGGTCGCTGACTTTCCACCGCTTCTTCACGATGATTGCGAACAACCACATACAACTCAGTCTTTTCACCCGGCAACAAGATATTGCGAGGCCAGTAGGCGCTTGCCACTATATCTGGTGCATGACAAGCTATTTCACTGGCTTCTATCGGCTCATCGGCAAAGCTTTCAACCAGTCCTACATAGACGGTGAAGTAATGTCCCGTCACAATTTGCCCCTGCTTAAAACCAAACTTTAAGCCCGGCTGAAAACATTTCGGGCTTGTGTCAGTTTGGCCAGCCAAACGGATGTCATAGCCTTGTGGTAGTTCATTTAGTGCAAGTCGTCTGAGTAAATCACGTAGGCTATCGACGTATGGCTGAGCCGTTTCCCAAGTGGCGGCTTTTCGGTTCACGACGCCCTTAATAGGCCACTGCTGACCATCAATAGCTAAGGTGATTTCACGCGGTGGAATACGACGAGGTACTAAGGTGACAGATAACGCAGGCGCTTCCTGACCAGGCGGAGTGATGTAAAGTGAAACCGGTGATTCTTTGTCCGTGGCCACATATACAACATTCCCCTTGATTTGCGTCTGAGCATCACTGGTTGTTCTCACCTGAGGCGATTCAAACGGCGTCACAATCCGATTCAGATGGCCAAGTGCTACAGGGATCAGTTCATTAACCCCCGGTGTCATCAGTAGCGTTGTTGGCACATCCGTTGAAGCCGTATTGGTTTGAGTCGGTGGATTTGCAGTAGCAGACTGCTTCATCACACTGGCTGGCACAATCGGCAATTCCACGTCTGCATACGACGCTTGAGATAACAGGACGCCACTCAAGCTCATTGCGATTAAGCTTGGTGTCATCCATCGACTAATTTTGGTTCGCATCATTCACCCTCCGGTTTTGCTCTTGGGTCAACTTTTCACGAACGCGCTTCGTTCTAGCTTGCCCCTCATACGTATCCATCCAGCTAAGTTTTGGACGGTATTGCTCAATATCGATGTCAAACTCATAGGTGCGAGTTTGGCGCTGCTCATCTCCAGATGGCCCAGAAACCAAGGAATAACCGGTCACAAAGACATGGCCGGTTTCATACTCATATTCCACTTGTCTGGGTTGGAATTTGAGCGTGACCCGGTCTTCGCGGATTTGTCTTGCCTGAATCTCCAGTGCATCGACCACTTGCTGGTACACCGCTGGAGAAAGTAGCGGCTCAATGGCAACCCGGATGAAAGACACATTACCTGGCGTCACGTTACCCATAAGCTCAGCCAGGTAGAGTCCCCAGGATTCAAGGTAAGGTTGAGTGGCTTGGTTTCGTGACACTTCAGCCGGTTCAGACAAAGTTGGTGGTTGAATGGCTACCACGGTATTGCGAGAAAATGCCGCTACCGCAAGCAGCAAGTTAGATAGCACCAGCACCGCAATCAGGAACCGTTGCCATCGGTTCTCTAATTGCGTGCCTTGCCATGATTTTAAAAACACGTCGAACTTCACGGCAGATAGCTCCTGATAAATGGGTTAGGGATCGTCTTGGCTTTGGTTGGCAACAGTCCGGCCCAGTAGATGGCGTGAAGAATAAAACCATCCGGGCGACCATCACGAAAACGCCGATAGAGCTTGGTTGTCACCAACCCCAACAGGCATAAAACCAAGGCATTACCGGTAAAAATGCCGATCACTAGCCCCAACAGAATGGGAGCCATCTCGTCGGCACTCCAAAGCAGGAAGTGCGGCGGGTCATCGATATAGGACGGAATACTCACAGGTTCCATAGTCACTCCTCGTTGTTTGAATTGAGAAGTGAAGGATGCCTTGGGATTGGCAGGTTCAGTGGTCAGCTAGATGCCGAATTCTTGAAGGTTTTGAGGGTTCTACTCAGACAATACTAACAATTGATCTTTTTGATGCGGTTGATATGATGGAGATATTGGTCGTGTCGAGACCAGCTGCCCACTTTAGCAAACCCGGACGGGACGACATGCATATCAAATTTATTTTTTGCTTAGGTTTTTTCTGCGACCTCGGCAGTGGGCACCGTATTCGCTAATAGGAGAAACTCAATGCAAATTACTAAAATCATTTCCTCTGCCACGGTTGAACGTTTAAAGCAAAAAGCACGAAAGCTTAAACGTGAAAAATCTATTCCACACACTCAAGCACTCGATGAAATTGCAGTAACTGCTGGTTTTAATCATTGGAATCAGGTTGTACAAGCTAATGACGTACTGAAACCATCAGAAGTGGCATTATCTTCTGGATGTGTCATGGCTTTTGATGTCAAAGATGGTATGGATGTCGATACTAGTGATGGGGTCTTAATTGAAGACCACTTCTTGGAGATGCTCACTGAAAAGCAGCTATTTGAAATTTATGCCAATTCCCCTGATGAGGACGACGAACAAAACAGACCGCTAAAAGAAACGCTATCGGATTCAGAGCTTCAGGAGTACTTTCGAGATTATTGCTCATTCATGTACTTCCGTCTTGCCGAGCCTCATGCAAACAAACCGTTAAAAGAAGTATTGGCTCTTATACGACAGTACTCTTTTTGGATGCCTCAATATATTTGGCTTCAAGGCCACCTTATTGATACTTACCATTTGCCTGCTGAAGACGAGAACGGCAATACCGTAGGCGTGAGATTTTAGCTCTACAAGATGAGGCCTGACAGGCCTCATATCTTCTTCTGCAAGTGGCTTAACGCCAACCCCGCCATCAATGCCAAACCGATGATCAGCGACGGTAACACCACCGGTGGAATAGCCAGCGGGGCGAACAATCCCATAAACAGCAAAATGACACCTGAGCCCAGGATAATCATGCTGTAGCGGTGAATGATTGGGCTCGAAAAATCAAAGGTTGTCTTCTTAATCTTCCAGGTCATCAAACCGTCCCACAACGCCGGTAACATGAGAATAAGCGCAAAGGGCAACCAGACTATCAGCAAAGCAAATCGAGTGAACACCTGGTACAACACATCAAAAAATGCCTGAATACGATCTTCCACCCAAACAAACCAAAAGCCTCCCATGTTCTCCATCCCTTTAGAGCGCAGTCGCTGCTCTTCAGTGGGGATTAGAAAATCTCGCACAGATTGCTCCATCTGCGTATCCACAATCCATGACTGATACCAGCGATGGCTAGTTTGACCAATCCAATAGCTTGTTTGTGCGCCCAATTGATTTTGGATCATCTGCTTCTCTTTACTGATGACCCGGCCAGTCCAATCACCGGGCACTAACACGCCAATGGCAATAATCTCCAGCATCAGTGCCAGACACAGCAGCCAAACCGACTTATGCTTGCTCATGCCAAACATCCTCTTCGACTCGCGCCAGCATGGCAGCAACGGTTGGCGTCATAATCCGGGCTTTAATCACTTGTTGAAGCCGCTTTGTCGTCGTATGACCACTGACATAACGCACCTCGATGCGTCCTTCAGCCAAATACGTCATCCGATTTGGACGATTACGAATCCAGGAGTAGAAATACACACCATCCACGGCGGCCCACTCGAAATGATCAGGATCACGCAGGCGAATCCCCGTTAAAGCACTGGCGGCAGTCCAGGTCAGCGCCTCAATGAAATGCCAAAGGCGTACACTGTCATCATCACAACTGACTTCTTCATAACTACCCAAGCCATTGCACAGACACAAATCAAAGATGGAATGGCCATCTAACGTGAACGCATCCGTTAAGTAGTCCGCCAAGCAATACACCGAGGCCAAAGCATGAGGCCAGTCGGTTTCAAGCAGTCTTAAGGTTTCCTTGAACTGGGGGTTATGTTGCTGCCACTGAGCGAGCATTTCTTTACTGATAAGTGTTGTCATTTTCAGACAGACTGAATGATGCATGCAGACTCCTTATGCTGCCTGTGTAGAGCTGGTTAAAATAGGAATGCGGCCTTTGATCACGCGGCCACCTGAAAGCTTGGCGATGTACTCCAGGTTGGGAAGCTGGCCTAATAACTGCGGTGGAAACATATCGCCTTCTTCCTCCATCAAGCGTTCGCCATGATTGCCGGTAAACAACGCGGGGCTGTCCGAGTTGGACGACATACCCTGAGTTTGCATGATGTACTGCAACCGAGTCTTTGGCAGATTGTCAGTAATGTACTGCTGCGTTTCGGCATCCATCACCCGAAGAGCTATCAAGTTATTGATGTTACCTAACACCTGGCGAGCCTTAGCTTCACTGCCTGTTCGAGCTGCAAAGTCAGCAAAGGTCTGAGTAGCAATCACACAACGCATTTTTGCGCCACGGCCTTTGTTGAGCAGTTGAATGAAGGGATCGTTGACGACTTCAGCCGCCTCATCGATGAAGATATTTACGGGACGATTTTCAACACCATAGTTATAGCGGTCACCGGCCACGGCGGTGAGATCGGATAAAAGCAACGAACCAATAGCGCTGCCAACCATGGCGTCGGTCAATGAATCCAACCCGATATAGGCCACTTGGGCATTGTTGATAATACGGCCAGAATCCGTAATTAACCGGCTGTCATCCACGTCGTTTGCAATCGGTGATAGCAATGGGCCTAGTTCACTTGAGGTGAGCATATTGAGCACCGGCATCAGTGAAGCCACCATCTTGGAATAGTGGGTTCTGTCATGTTCAAACATGCTCAAAAGGCCTTCCAAATCGGTATTGGCGGCAACGGGCTGAATGCGTTCGTAGTAAAAAAGCAGCATCGCCATAGCTTGTTTAGCTAATGTGTTGGCTTTTTCGGTAAAGCGCTTGATCTCCACACTAAAGCTTGGATACACCTGCTCACCCCAAGCCGTGACGGCTTTTACTACCAAACCTTCTGGACCGCCTTCCAAGAATCGTCTCAGTGTTTTCAGATCAGGACGTTGTGACGTAAGCAACAAACCTTGCACGATGTTATTCAGTGCCATTTGGCCAAAGGCTTTAAATGGATCAGCACCGGTTTCAGATGGGATTAATGCCGCAATTCGGCTGGCGATTTCAGTACCCCGGTTAAAGTTCCTCAGGGGATTAAGACGTACTGAATGCTCTGGAAAACCCGGATGAAAATACACAAAGCGCTCAGGACTACCGGCGGCAATACAGGCTCGCTGCGCATTATCCTTAAGTTCTTTGTCTCCCTTAGGATCAATAATAATCACGGCTTCATTGCGCAAAATGGCCTGAGTGATCATCGCATCAAAGCATCGGGTTTTTCCGGCACCGGTCGTACCGACAATTAAGGTATGGCCTTCTGTGTGACCAACTGGCTGGTACACATCTTCTTCTTTGGGCTCAACACCATGAATCCAGGTTGAACCCATTTGTTTGCCGTGACCTTGATTAAGCAAGGTTTGCTTATCCCGCTTTAGGATTTCATAAGCGCGTTGGGCATGACGTTGGTCCCACTCAAAGCCATACCCTAACCACAATTCATCAGGATGTTTTGCCATCACTTTTTGCA is from Proteus columbae and encodes:
- the traL gene encoding type IV conjugative transfer system protein TraL, with the protein product MEPVSIPSYIDDPPHFLLWSADEMAPILLGLVIGIFTGNALVLCLLGLVTTKLYRRFRDGRPDGFILHAIYWAGLLPTKAKTIPNPFIRSYLP
- a CDS encoding conjugative transfer protein, whose amino-acid sequence is MHHSVCLKMTTLISKEMLAQWQQHNPQFKETLRLLETDWPHALASVYCLADYLTDAFTLDGHSIFDLCLCNGLGSYEEVSCDDDSVRLWHFIEALTWTAASALTGIRLRDPDHFEWAAVDGVYFYSWIRNRPNRMTYLAEGRIEVRYVSGHTTTKRLQQVIKARIMTPTVAAMLARVEEDVWHEQA
- the traD gene encoding conjugative transfer system coupling protein TraD (Members of this protein family are the putative conjugative coupling factor, TraD, as the term is used for the SXT and TOL plasmid systems.) yields the protein MKENAYEMPWRTNYEAMAAAGWLVGATGAIAAEMLTELPPEPFWWMTGISSGMALYRLPEAYRLHKLQKGLKGKPLAFMELSHLQKVMAKHPDELWLGYGFEWDQRHAQRAYEILKRDKQTLLNQGHGKQMGSTWIHGVEPKEEDVYQPVGHTEGHTLIVGTTGAGKTRCFDAMITQAILRNEAVIIIDPKGDKELKDNAQRACIAAGSPERFVYFHPGFPEHSVRLNPLRNFNRGTEIASRIAALIPSETGADPFKAFGQMALNNIVQGLLLTSQRPDLKTLRRFLEGGPEGLVVKAVTAWGEQVYPSFSVEIKRFTEKANTLAKQAMAMLLFYYERIQPVAANTDLEGLLSMFEHDRTHYSKMVASLMPVLNMLTSSELGPLLSPIANDVDDSRLITDSGRIINNAQVAYIGLDSLTDAMVGSAIGSLLLSDLTAVAGDRYNYGVENRPVNIFIDEAAEVVNDPFIQLLNKGRGAKMRCVIATQTFADFAARTGSEAKARQVLGNINNLIALRVMDAETQQYITDNLPKTRLQYIMQTQGMSSNSDSPALFTGNHGERLMEEEGDMFPPQLLGQLPNLEYIAKLSGGRVIKGRIPILTSSTQAA
- a CDS encoding DUF4400 domain-containing protein — encoded protein: MSKHKSVWLLCLALMLEIIAIGVLVPGDWTGRVISKEKQMIQNQLGAQTSYWIGQTSHRWYQSWIVDTQMEQSVRDFLIPTEEQRLRSKGMENMGGFWFVWVEDRIQAFFDVLYQVFTRFALLIVWLPFALILMLPALWDGLMTWKIKKTTFDFSSPIIHRYSMIILGSGVILLFMGLFAPLAIPPVVLPSLIIGLALMAGLALSHLQKKI
- a CDS encoding TraE/TraK family type IV conjugative transfer system protein, with the protein product MKFDVFLKSWQGTQLENRWQRFLIAVLVLSNLLLAVAAFSRNTVVAIQPPTLSEPAEVSRNQATQPYLESWGLYLAELMGNVTPGNVSFIRVAIEPLLSPAVYQQVVDALEIQARQIREDRVTLKFQPRQVEYEYETGHVFVTGYSLVSGPSGDEQRQTRTYEFDIDIEQYRPKLSWMDTYEGQARTKRVREKLTQEQNRRVNDANQN
- a CDS encoding plasmid-related protein; this translates as MQITKIISSATVERLKQKARKLKREKSIPHTQALDEIAVTAGFNHWNQVVQANDVLKPSEVALSSGCVMAFDVKDGMDVDTSDGVLIEDHFLEMLTEKQLFEIYANSPDEDDEQNRPLKETLSDSELQEYFRDYCSFMYFRLAEPHANKPLKEVLALIRQYSFWMPQYIWLQGHLIDTYHLPAEDENGNTVGVRF
- a CDS encoding TraK domain-containing protein, producing the protein MMRTKISRWMTPSLIAMSLSGVLLSQASYADVELPIVPASVMKQSATANPPTQTNTASTDVPTTLLMTPGVNELIPVALGHLNRIVTPFESPQVRTTSDAQTQIKGNVVYVATDKESPVSLYITPPGQEAPALSVTLVPRRIPPREITLAIDGQQWPIKGVVNRKAATWETAQPYVDSLRDLLRRLALNELPQGYDIRLAGQTDTSPKCFQPGLKFGFKQGQIVTGHYFTVYVGLVESFADEPIEASEIACHAPDIVASAYWPRNILLPGEKTELYVVVRNHREEAVESQRPSLLVGGE
- a CDS encoding TraB/VirB10 family protein, which translates into the protein MKAQWEQMSPNMKRGLSVAGIAGGLILMVMVFSPNPDDGANSRNRQETIRHILTDTNTRDVGVDSLAANVKLLSERNEQLRREVERLRRDVDSGRLSPGSPSIPSEVNAELARLRAELDDVRAGGDAAVEGTNSRFEVPLSAMELPKEEKPLPSNPDDYFANAPLPDPLYQQPASGQGSRARDVPLPPITIRMIEPEVVAEPEVVVQEAPPLYLPAGSIISGTLITGLDAPTHESARREPFPALLRIQKEAILPNRFRADIKECFLIAAGYGDLSSERAYLRGETISCVREDGGVIETRLDSYAVGEDGKAGIRGRLVSKQGQLVAKSMMAGFLQGLAGAFDVNPVPTIQTGNAGDTQLYQQVMSQEALQGAAIKGTGKALDRVAKFYLDMAENMFPVIEVDAARKIEVIVTRGASLSLATSQGGGARR